CGCTCGTCGAACTCGCGCACGTCCGCGGCGTCGCCCGACTGGTCGATCGACAGCATCGGCGCGGCGTGTTCGACCTCCCCGAGTTCCTCGAGGGTGCCGCCGGCGACGCGGCGCGTCGGGGAGTCGCCGGCGTCCAGATCGAAGGCGTCCTCCAGTTCCTCCAGGCGCGCGAACAGCGCGTCGTACGTCCGGTCGGCGATCAGCGGGTCGTTCCGGGCGTAGTAGCGGTGGTCGTGCTCGCGGATCGCCGCGCGCAGCAGGTCGGCCTGCTCGGCTGCCGCGTCGGCGTCGAGGTCCTCGACGGGCGCGAAGTCGGCGTCCGGCTCCGTGAGGTACGGGTTGTCCGGGTCGGCGTAGCGGAGGTCGTCGGCGTCGACCTCGGCTGGCTGGCTCATTGGCGGCGGTTGGAACGCGGCCCGCGTGAATCCATCGGAGGGCGACGCGTCTCCGCGACGGGGTCGGTTCCCGGCCGAGTCTACGCGTCCCCGTCGCCGACGAGGAACCCCTCGTCCTCGAACAGGTCGGCCAGCTCGAACATCGACTCGACGACCACGTCGCAGGCGGGTTCGACGGCGGGCTTCGGCTCGTAGCCGACCGCCAGCCCCGCGACCTCCAGCATCGGGAGGTCGTTGGCGCCGTCGCCGACGGCGACCGTTCGGGTCATCGGCACGCCCTGCTCGCCGGCGACGCGCTCCAGCTGCTCGTCCTTCGTCCCCTCGATGAGCGGCCCCTCGACCTCGCCGGTGAGGCGCCCGCCCTCGATCGGCAGGCGGTTGGCGACGATCTCGTCCACCTCGGCGCCGGCTCTCTCCAGCGCAGCTGCGACGCCGCGCTCGAAGCCGCCGGTGAAGATGGCGACGTAGTGACCGCGCTCGCGCAGGCGGCGGATCACGTCCCCGGCGCCCTCGCGGAGTTCGACCCGGTCCCACGCCCGCCGGGCCTCCTCCTCCTCCAGATGCTCCAGGAGCGCCGCGCGCTTGCGCAGGCTCTCGGCGTAGCTGAGTTCGTCGTTCATCGCCCGCGCGGTGATGTCGGCCATCTCGTCGGCGACGCCACAGCGCTCGCCCAACAGCACGGTCATCTCCGAGTCCGAGAGCGTCCCGTCGAAGTCGAACGCAACGAGTCGAGTCATGCGCGGCCGTTCGCGCGCCCGGGCTTCAACTCCTGCGGTTCCCGCATCGCCGCGGCGACCCGCTCCCGGGTCGAATGACACACGGACGTGACAATTCCACCCGAAACGGAGGGGTCGTATAGCCAGCCATGTGGATCGATCTGGCGGGCGAGTTCCGCCGAGGTGGAAAGCCTTTACCACGCGCCGCAACTCCGGTCGCGCATGAAGGTACTCGTCACGGACCCCATCGCCGATGCGGGGATCGAGACGCTCCGAGACGCCGGCCACGAGGTCGTCACGGGCTACGAACTCGCGGGGCAGGACCTGCTGGACGCCGTCGCCGACGCGAACGCGCTGATCGTCCGCTCCGGGACGGAGGTGACCGCCGAGGTGTTCGAGGCGGCCCCCGACCTGCTCATCGTCGGCCGGGCGGGCATCGGCGTCGACAACATCGACATCGAGGCGGCGACCGACCACGGCGTCGTCGTCGCGAACGCGCCGGAGGGGAACGTCCGCGCGGCCGCCGAGCACACCGTCGCGATGACGTTCGCGGTCGCGCGCGACATCCCGCAGGCGCACAGCCGCCTCAAGCACGGCGAGTGGGCGAAGGGCGAGTACCTCGGCCGGGAAGTGAACAACAAGACGCTCGGCATCGTCGGGCTGGGCCGCGTCGGCCAGGAGGTCGCCAAGCGCCTCGACTCGCTGGGCATGGATCTGGTCGTCTACGACCCGTACATCAACGAGGAGCGCGCCGCGCAGTTCGGTGCCGAGCTCGTCGACGACCTGACGGACTGCCTCGCGCGCGCCGACTTCGTCACCGTCCACACGCCGCTGCTCCCCGAGACCGAGGGGATGATCGGCGCCGAGGAGCTGGAGACGATGGGCGACGCCTACCTGATCAACTGCGCGCGCGGCGGCATCGTCGACGAGGACGCGCTCGCTGAGGCCGTGGAGAACGGCCCCGTCGCCGGCGCCGCCCTCGACGTGTTCGCCGAGGAGCCGCTGCCCGCCGACTCGCCGCTGCTCGACGTGGACGACATCGTCCTCACGCCGCACCTCGGCGCGAGCACGGAGGCCGCCCAGGAGAACGTCGCCGTCGACACCGCGAAGCAGGTGCTCGCGGCGTTCGCCGACGAGCCGGTCGTCAACGCGCTCAACGCCCCGTCGGTCGACGAGTCGGCGTTCCCGCGCATCGAGCCGTACCTCGACGTGGCCGACACCGCAGGCAAGATCGCCGCCCAGCTACTGGGCGAGCGCATATCGGGCGTCGAGGTCCACTACGAGGGCGAGATCGCCGACGAGGACGTGGACCTGGTCACCGCCAGCGCCCTGAAGGGCGTGTTCTCCCCGCTGGAGTACGAGGTGAACGCGGTCAACGCCCCGCAGCTCGCGAAGGACCGCGGGATCGAGGTGACCGAGAGCAAGACCCGCCAGGCCGAGGACTTCCAGAGCCTCGTCACGGTGACCGTGAAGGACGGCGACACGGAGCTGTCCGTCTGCGGCACCCTGTTCGCCGGCGACGACCCCCGGATCGTCCGCATCGACGGCTACCGCGTCGACGCCCGGCCGTACGGCCACATGCTCGTCGCGCGCAACCGCGACGAGCCGGGCGTCATCGGCCTCATCGGCACCGTGCTCGGCGACGCCGGCGTCAACATCGCGGGCATGTTCAACGGCCGCGAGACGATCGGCGGCGAGGCGCTGACGGTGTACAACCTCGACGACCGGCTCCCCGACGACGCCGTCGACCGGCTCCTCGGCGACGACCGGATCATCTCCGTGGACCGGATCGTCCTCGACGACGCCGACAACGGTCGCTGAGTCCGGTCCCTCGCGTCGTCGACGACGCCGCCAGCGCCGGCCGCTGCCGACCTACGTTCTCCGCCGTAGCCTGTCGAGCAGCCGCGCGAGTATCGACCGCCGTGTGTCGTCCGCTTCGTCCCCGTCGTCCCCGCGCGCGGCGTCGAGCAGCACCTCGTAGCGGTCGACGATCCGCTTCCGCTCGCGTCGCTGCTCGGCCACGCGCTCGCGGAGCCGTTGGTTCTCCCGTCGTAGCTCCGTTACGACCATCGAACGCGGGCGTTCGCCGTCGCGTTCGTCCTCGCTGACGCCGTCGCTGCCGCGGTCCGTACGCTCATCCCCCATGTCACACGATACCGCGCGAACCCGCAAAAAGTTTCGTCGGACGGACAGGTGACGGGTGCTGCTCGCCGGCGCCACACCTCACTTCGCGCCGATGTGTTCCAGCACCGCCTCGGTAGCGTTCGCCACCGGTTCGGGGTCGCCGCCGGCCTCGTAGGCGGCGTCGGGGTCCTTCAGCAGGTGGCCGGTCGTGAGACACACCACGTCCTCGTCGGCGTCGACGACGCCCCGCTCGCGGAGCGTCCGGAGGCCGGCGACCGAGGCCGCGGAGGCGGGTTCGACGCCGACGCCCTCCTGCGCGAGGTCGCGCTGGGCCGCCGTGATCGCCTCGTCGTCGACGGCGACGGCGGTGCCGCCCGTCTCCCGGATCCCGGGGAGCGCCTTCGGCGCGTTCACCGGGTTGCCGATGCGGATGGCGGTCGCGCGGGTCTCCACCGACTCCCAGCGGCGGACCTCGTCGGCGCCGTTCTCGATGGCCTCGACCATCGGCGCGGCGCCGGCGGCCTGCACGCCCGTCAGCTTCGGCACCTCGTCGGCGTCCATCGCGCCGGCGGCGACGAGCTCCCGGAACGCCTTGAACAGCGCCGCGGTGTTGCCCGCGTTGCCGACGGGGAGGACGATCCGGTCGGGGAACGTGCCGTAGTCGTCGCGGAACTCCTCGAGGATCTCGAAGCCGATCGTCTTCTGGCCCTCCAGCCGGAACGGGTTGAGCGAGTTGAGGAGGTACACCTCGCCGCGGTTCGCGAGGTTCTGCACGATGTCGAGGCAGGCGTCGAAGTTGCCGTCGACCTCCAAGATCCGGGCGCCGTGGAGGCTCGCCTGCGCGACCTTGCCGGCGGCGACCTTCCCCGCGGGCAGAAGCACCAGCGTCTCCAGGCCAGCGCGGGCGCCGTAGGCGGCGAGGGCGGCGGAGGTGTTGCCCGTCGAGGCACACGCGAGGCGGTCGACGCCCAGCTCCTCGGCGACGCGGACGCCGACGGTCATCCCGCGGTCCTTGAACGAGCCCGTCGGGTTCATCCCCTCGTGTTTCACGCGCAGGCGGTTCACGCCGATGTCCTCGCGGAGTCGGGGCACCTCGTGGAGCGGGGTGTGGCCCTCGGGCAGCGAGACGCCTTCCTCGAACGGCAGTCCGGCGGAGTACCGCCAGACGCCCTCGCCGGAGAACTCGTCCCAGGTCGGCGGGTCGGCGTAGCGCACCTCCAGCAGGCCGTCGCAGTCGTCGCAGGTGAAGCGGATGTCGTCGAACGGGGCGAACTGCCCGCCGCAGGCGATGCACTCCAGCCAGGCGCCGTCGTCGGCGACCGACGGGGCGTCCTGCGCCGGCGAGTCGAGGGAGAGGCTCATGGAGGGGCGTCGGCCTCGCGGGCTAAAAGTCGGCCGTTCGTGGCGGGTAGTGCCAGCGCGATCCGAGCAGCGCGAGGGCGAACGAAGTGAGCCCCCGACACGAACGGCGAACGGGGACGGCCGACGGCGCCCCCGCCGTCCTTATGGGCACCCCCCGCCGACACGACGACAATGGACCGACCCGTCGTCGCCGTGATCCTCGCCGGCGGCACCGGCTCCCGCCTCTACCCCGCCTCCCGCAGCGACCGCCCGAAGCAGTTCCTCGCGCTGGGCGACCCGGACGACGACCGCAGCCTCCTCGCCAGAACGGCCGATCGCACGGGCTTCGCTGACGCGACGCTGGTCGCGAC
This genomic stretch from Halobaculum roseum harbors:
- the serB gene encoding phosphoserine phosphatase SerB, with translation MTRLVAFDFDGTLSDSEMTVLLGERCGVADEMADITARAMNDELSYAESLRKRAALLEHLEEEEARRAWDRVELREGAGDVIRRLRERGHYVAIFTGGFERGVAAALERAGAEVDEIVANRLPIEGGRLTGEVEGPLIEGTKDEQLERVAGEQGVPMTRTVAVGDGANDLPMLEVAGLAVGYEPKPAVEPACDVVVESMFELADLFEDEGFLVGDGDA
- the serA gene encoding phosphoglycerate dehydrogenase; this translates as MKVLVTDPIADAGIETLRDAGHEVVTGYELAGQDLLDAVADANALIVRSGTEVTAEVFEAAPDLLIVGRAGIGVDNIDIEAATDHGVVVANAPEGNVRAAAEHTVAMTFAVARDIPQAHSRLKHGEWAKGEYLGREVNNKTLGIVGLGRVGQEVAKRLDSLGMDLVVYDPYINEERAAQFGAELVDDLTDCLARADFVTVHTPLLPETEGMIGAEELETMGDAYLINCARGGIVDEDALAEAVENGPVAGAALDVFAEEPLPADSPLLDVDDIVLTPHLGASTEAAQENVAVDTAKQVLAAFADEPVVNALNAPSVDESAFPRIEPYLDVADTAGKIAAQLLGERISGVEVHYEGEIADEDVDLVTASALKGVFSPLEYEVNAVNAPQLAKDRGIEVTESKTRQAEDFQSLVTVTVKDGDTELSVCGTLFAGDDPRIVRIDGYRVDARPYGHMLVARNRDEPGVIGLIGTVLGDAGVNIAGMFNGRETIGGEALTVYNLDDRLPDDAVDRLLGDDRIISVDRIVLDDADNGR
- the thrC gene encoding threonine synthase; protein product: MSLSLDSPAQDAPSVADDGAWLECIACGGQFAPFDDIRFTCDDCDGLLEVRYADPPTWDEFSGEGVWRYSAGLPFEEGVSLPEGHTPLHEVPRLREDIGVNRLRVKHEGMNPTGSFKDRGMTVGVRVAEELGVDRLACASTGNTSAALAAYGARAGLETLVLLPAGKVAAGKVAQASLHGARILEVDGNFDACLDIVQNLANRGEVYLLNSLNPFRLEGQKTIGFEILEEFRDDYGTFPDRIVLPVGNAGNTAALFKAFRELVAAGAMDADEVPKLTGVQAAGAAPMVEAIENGADEVRRWESVETRATAIRIGNPVNAPKALPGIRETGGTAVAVDDEAITAAQRDLAQEGVGVEPASAASVAGLRTLRERGVVDADEDVVCLTTGHLLKDPDAAYEAGGDPEPVANATEAVLEHIGAK